The Parus major isolate Abel chromosome 5, Parus_major1.1, whole genome shotgun sequence genome contains a region encoding:
- the LOC107205408 gene encoding ferritin heavy chain, whose amino-acid sequence MAAPPSQVRQNYHQDCEAAVNRQINLELYASYVYLSMSYYFDRDDVALKNFAKYFLHQSHEEREHAEKLMKLQNQRGGRIFLQDIKKPDRDDWENGLTAMECALHLEKNVNQSLLELHKLATEKNDPHLCDFIETHYLDEQVKAIKELGDHVTNLRKMGAPKYGMAEYLFDKHTLGDCES is encoded by the exons ATGGCAGCGCCCCCCTCTCAGGTGCGCCAGAACTACCACCAGGACTGCGAGGCCGCCGTCAACCGCCAGATCAACTTGGAGCTCTACGCGTCCTACGTGTACCTCAGCATG tcctacTATTTTGATCGGGATGATGTGGCCCTGAAAAACTTTGCCAAGTACTTCCTGCATCAGTCCCATGAGGAGCGGGAGCACGCTGAGAAGCTGATGAAGCTGCAGAACCAGAGGGGTGGACGCATCTTCCTGCAGGACATCAAG AAGCCAGACCGTGATGACTGGGAGAATGGCCTGACTGCCATGGAGTGTGCCCTGCACCTGGAGAAAAACGTGAACCAATCACTGTTAGAACTGCACAAATTGGCAACCGAAAAGAACGACCCACAT TTGTGTGACTTCATTGAGACCCATTACCTGGATGAGCAGGTGAAAGCCATCAAGGAGCTGGGTGACCACGTGACCAACCTGCGGAAGATGGGGGCCCCCAAATACGGCATGGCAGAGTATCTCTTCGACAAGCACACCCTCGGGGACTGTGAGAGCTGA